A genomic region of Thunnus albacares chromosome 2, fThuAlb1.1, whole genome shotgun sequence contains the following coding sequences:
- the adamts12 gene encoding A disintegrin and metalloproteinase with thrombospondin motifs 12 encodes MRCSQECPVLFLLHFVFILAAGHGELSDSGRLLSLFAEQGQLTQPESDLSIVHPVKTNPDGEFMSHSLSHHFTGGRVRRDLRPLGLQGQVYYKVNYEGRALMFNLTANNHLVSSDYILERRNGSANSTEHRLSEGNSCHLTGTVAASDVQGTAAISTCKGLRGFFSLPEGHYFIEPVQKSPDDPAGTPEPHIVYSRVTTETHRKKRSSEVKKTHSPCGVQDASRDSVQVEREREEWEREQQMGEEQARSRSQRSVSRERWVETMVVADSKLIEYHGSDNVESYIFTIMNMVAGIFHDASIGNAIHVILVRLILLQGEEKGLKIDHNADTTLASFCAWQKNLNPQSDTHPAHHDVAVLVTRKDICAGMNQPCETLGLSHLSGMCQPHRSCNINEDSGLPVAFTIAHEMGHSFGIHHDGQGNDCELEGRHPFIMSRQLMYDSSPLTWSSCSKEYITRFLDRGWGFCLDDRPSKRDLTTPLARLGVRYTTHHQCQLQYGPNATFCHEVDNVCQILWCSVNGSCRSKLDAPIDGTRCGPGKWCISGECVIVGKLPETVNGGWGQWTTWSYCSRTCGTGVQSADRECNNPKPEFGGKYCTGERKRYRTCNTKPCQKSNPTFREMLCSEFDTVPYNNEVYKWIPVVNPLNPCELHCRPVNEYFSEKMLDAVTDGTPCFMNNKSRNICINGVCKEVGCDYGIDSNAVEDRCGVCLGDGTSCETVYKSFDDGEGFGYVDVGLIPEGARDILVKEVEEAGNFLALRGEGLEEYFLNGNFIIQWNGEYEAGGTTFFYERSGNMENLTAPGPTKHPVMLQLLFQEKNPGIKYEYTIKKSRETGNEVIEPVYRWRHGAWTDCSTTCGLGEQHQPVLCFEIDVGVVDESLCDPKSRPEDKHRKCKNMDCPARWWVGGWQQCTATCGSDGVRKRTVLCVRTVSGEERVLHPVECRHLLKPKPIVLCNRDVPCGQDWAVGLWEECPVTCGGGVRSRTVICALAPKKNCDPTTKPRTRSLCALQSCPNSSLRRRPGPSPKYRRIFPPKSHPTKGPVSSTWTPTSTTATAAPLIPTTTSLLTPKITFLEITDTDDYKFNDVVSKNEDVVHKGQKVLPMKSTYTEKVKVEERENGEEGSTPNVVMYTPGYDYVTEDRTTEEEGIIDLDVFTTATSLKNPLKSTTPTPHTLITSPSTTHTTRAPTTTSYSTPHTSTETWAKTTHRYRFSDTHTTPRINPYSHRTHRVPLTTPMSKGRSVTSKTVSRTTQAPSTTARKSLTTAASPQSTVKIIKLKKPAVTPKKSSPAPRAKKPSSRPKKSQNQRAESPIRGSTSDQRNLMAREPVSMDIFWVVGNWSECSTTCGIGAIWRKVACSSQNDEDCANMKRPEPARTCHLQPCATWQSGSWSKCSDNCAVVGRRHRDVQCVDSQNKRPLRPFHCQAMSSRPISTLSCPHRPCMSWSVSPWGPCSGSCGEGVRERLVYCLVPHRCSAPMRPNSTEPCRLKPCTHWKTEEWEECSVSCGGGQQQRDVNCVSKEDLAVMPNSLCEKISKPETLRKCNMQECKTNTDPLCRKNTMSSRFCDKLKLLGRCSLRSVKRQCCVTCGR; translated from the exons ATGCGATGTTCGCAGGAGTGCCCGGTTCTTTTTCTGCTacactttgttttcattttggcagCCGGCCACGGAGAGCTCTCCGACTCTGGCAgacttctctccctctttgcaGAACAAG GTCAGTTGACCCAGCCAGAATCAGATCTGTCCATTGTCCACCCAGTGAAGACCAATCCTGATGGAGAGTTCATGTCCCACTCCCTGTCTCACCACTTCACGGGTGGGCGAGTCAGGCGTGACCTGCGACCCCTCGGTTTGCAGGGACAGGTTTACTACAAGGTCAACTACGAGGGTCGCGCTTTAATGTTCAATTTGACTGCAAACAATCACCTGGTTTCAAGTGACTACATCCTGGAGAGGCGGAACGGCAGTGCCAACAGCACTGAGCATCGTCTCTCTGAGGGGAATTCTTGCCACCTCACTGGCACTGTTGCAGCCTCTGATGTGCAAGGAACTGCTGCCATCAGCACATGTAAAGGACTG agaGGCTTCTTCTCCCTACCAGAGGGACACTATTTTATTGAGCCAGTACAGAAATCTCCTGATGATCCTGCAGGGACTCCAGAGCCCCACATCGTCTACTCAAGAGTTACCACGGaaactcacagaaaaaaacGCAGCTCTGAGGTCAAAAAGACACACAGCCCCTGTGGAGTTCAAG ATGCTTCAAGGGACTCTGTCcaggtggagagggagagggaggaatggGAGAGGGAGCAGCAGATGGGGGAGGAACAGGCGAGGTCCCGCTCGCAGCGCTCAGTCAGCAGAGAGCGGTGGGTGGAGACCATGGTGGTGGCTGACTCGAAACTCATCGAATATCACGGCAGCGATAATGTGGAATCCTATATCTTCACGATCATGAACATG GTGGCTGGGATCTTTCATGATGCCAGTATTGGAAATGCCATCCACGTCATCCTGGTTCGCCTGATTCTGCTACAAGGAGAAGAA AAAGGGTTGAAGATTGATCACAATGCAGACACCACTTTGGCCAGTTTCTGTGCCTGGCAGAAAAACTTAAATCCCCAGAGTGACACACATCCGGCTCATCATGACGTAGCTGTGCTGGTCACCAG GAAAGACATCTGTGCTGGGATGAACCAGCCTTGTGAGACTCTGGGTCTGTCTCATCTGTCTGGGATGTGCCAACCACACCGCAGCTGCAACATCAATGAAGACTCAGGCCTACCTGTCGCCTTCACCATCGCTCATGAAATGGGTCACAG ctttggaatTCATCACGACGGCCAAGGGAATGACTGCGAGCTGGAAGGGAGGCACCCGTTCATCATGTCCAGGCAGTTGATGTACGACAGCTCACCTCTCACTTGGTCGTCCTGCTCCAAGGAATACATCACACGCTTCCTCGA TCGTGGTTGGGGTTTCTGTTTGGATGACCGCCCTTCCAAGAGGGACCTAACCACTCCGCTGGCACGCCTCGGTGTCCGCTACACCACACACCACCAGTGCCAGCTCCAGTATGGCCCAAATGCTACGTTCTGCCATGAGGTTGAT AATGTTTGCCAGATTCTTTGGTGTTCGGTGAACGGCTCTTGCAGATCCAAACTTGACGCACCTATAGATGGTACTCGCTGTGGACCAGGAAAG TGGTGTATCTCCGGAGAATGTGTGATTGTGGGTAAACTCCCAGAGACAGTGAATGGAGGCTGGGGACAGTGGACTACTTGGTCTTACTGCTCCAGGACCTGTGGGACTGGAGTTCAGTCAGCTGACAGGGAATGTAACAACCCCAA ACCAGAGTTCGGGGGAAAGTACTGCACAGGGGAAAGGAAACGTTATCGGACTTGTAACACAAAACCCTGCCAGAAGAGTAACCCAACCTTTAGAGAGATGCTGTGCAGTGAGTTTGACACTGTGCCCTACAACAATGAGGTCTACAAGTGGATTCCCGTGGTTAACCCAT TAAACCCGTGTGAGCTGCACTGTCGACCAGTCAATGAGTATTTTTCGGAGAAGATGCTTGATGCTGTGACGGATGGAACGCCGTGCTTCATGAACAACAAGTCTAGAAACATCTGCATTAATGGAGTGTGCAAG gAGGTAGGCTGTGACTATGGCATTGACTCAAATGCAGTGGAGGATCGCTGTGGCGTCTGTTTGGGCGATGGCACAAGCTGTGAGACAGTCTATAAGTCGTTTGATGACGGGGAAGGCTTCG GGTACGTGGACGTGGGTCTGATACCTGAGGGGGCGCGGGACATCCTGGTAAAGGAAGTGGAGGAGGCAGGTAACTTCCTGGCTCTGAGGGGCGAAGGGTTAGAGGAGTACTTCCTCAACGGCAACTTCATCATCCAGTGGAACGGGGAGTATGAGGCCGGTGGGACAACGTTCTTTTATGAACGCAGTGGGAACATGGAGAACCTGACCGCTCCTGGACCCACCAAACATCCAGTCATGCTCCAG TTGTTGTTTCAGGAGAAGAACCCAGGTATAAAGTACGAGTACACCATCaagaagagcagagagacaggaaatgaggtcATCGAACCCGTTTACAGGTGGAGACACGGGGCATGGACAGACTGCAGCACCACCTGCGGACTAG GTGAGCAGCACCAGCCTGTGCTCTGTTTTGAGATTGATGTGGGTGTAGTGGATGAGTCTCTGTGTGACCCAAAGAGCCGTCCAGAagacaaacacaggaagtgtaAGAATATGGATTGTCCTGCCAG GTGGTGGGTGGGAGGCTGGCAGCAGTGCACAGCCACCTGTGGATCTGACGGGGTGCGGAAGCGAACAGTGCTCTGCGTCCGTACAGTCTCAGGGGAAGAAAGGGTGCTCCACCCAGTGGAGTGCAGGCATCTTCTTAAACCCAAACCTATAGTGCTGTGCAACAGAGATGTTCCCTGTGGACAGGACTGGGCTGTCGGACTCTGGGAAGAG TGCCCAGTGACATGTGGAGGAGGTGTTCGCTCACGCACAGTCATATGTGCATTAGCACCCAAAAAGAACTGCGACCCCACAACCAAACCACGGACCCGATCACTGTGTGCCCTGCAGAGTTGCCCAAACTCAAGTCTCCGTAGACGACCCGGACCTTCCCCTAAGTACCGCCGCATCTTCCCACCTAAGAGCCACCCCACCAAGGGTCCTGTCTCATCCACCTGGACTCCCACGAGCACCACGGCCACAGCTGCACCACTCATTCCTACCACCACATCCCTTTTAACCCCTAAAATCACATTCCTTGAAATCACTGACACAGATGATTATAAATTCAATGATGTAGTGAGTAAAAATGAGGATGTAGTACATAAGGGACAAAAAGTTCTCCCTATGAAATCCACTTATACTGAAAAGGTAAAGGtggaagagagggagaatggAGAAGAGGGAAGTACACCGAATGTGGTAATGTATACTCCAGGATATGATTATGTTACTGAGGATAGGACAACAGAAGAGGAGGGGATTATTGACCTGGATGTTTTTACCACAGCTACATCACTCAAAAATCCTCTTAAATCAACCACACCAACACCACATACACTCATCACAAGTCCATCTACCACGCACACGACCAGAGCACCCACCACAACCTCCTACTCCACCCCACACACCAGTACTGAAACGTGGGCAAAGACCACTCATCGCTATCGCTTCTCTGATACACACACCACCCCTCGTATCAATCCATACAGCCACAGGACACACAGGGTTCCTCTCACTACTCCCATGTCAAAGGGACGTTCTGTTACATCGAAAACTGTCTCCCGCACAACACAAGCTCCTTCCACAACTGCAAGAAAATCACTCACCACAGCAGCATCGCCCCAGTCCACAGTAAAGATTATTAAACTGAAGAAACCTGCCGTGACACCCAAGAAAAGCAGTCCTGCCCCGCGTGCCAAAAAGCCCTCTTCCCGGCCCAAAAAGAGCCAGAACCAGCGAGCAGAAAGTCCTATTAGAGGCTCCACCAGTGACCAACGCAACCTGATGGCCAGGGAGCCCGTCAGCATGGATATATTCTGGGTTGTAGGGAACTGGAGTGAG TGCTCAACAACATGTGGGATTGGCGCAATATGGAGAAAAGTAGCATGCAGCTCCCAGAATGATGAAGACTGTGCCAACATGAAGAGACCTGAGCCTGCACGCACATGTCATCTACAACCCTGTGCCACCTGGCAAAGTGGCAGCTGGAGCAAG TGTTCAGATAACTGTGCAGTGGTGGGAAGGAGGCACCGGGATGTCCAGTGTGTTGATTCTCAGAATAAACGTCCTCTTAGGCCTTTCCACTGTCAGGCCATGTCCAGCAGACCCATCAGCACCTTAAGTTGCCCCCACAGGCCCTGTATGAGTTGGAGTGTGTCACCCTGGGGACCG TGCTCTGGGAGCTGTGGCGAGGGCGTCAGGGAGCGGCTGGTGTACTGCCTGGTGCCTCATCGCTGTAGCGCCCCGATGAGGCCAAACAGCACAGAGCCATGCCGTCTAAAGCCCTGCACTCACTGGAAGACAGAGGAATGGGAGGAG TGCTCTGTGAGTTGCGGAGGGGGTCAGCAGCAGCGTGACGTCAACTGTGTGAGTAAAGAGGATTTGGCTGTGATGCCAAACAGCCTCTGTGAGAAGATTTCCAAACCAGAAACACTCAGGAAGTGCAATATGCAGGAATGCAAGACCAACACAG ATCCACTTTGCAGGAAGAACACTATGTCCTCTCGCTTCTGTGACAAGCTGAAGCTGCTGGGTCGCTGCTCTCTCAGGTCGGTCAAAAGACAGTGTTGTGTCACCTGTGGGCGATAG
- the fgf10b gene encoding fibroblast growth factor 10b, giving the protein MIRWAAGGSKAASASSCSRAGLGARSGSGISSRLRSSTLFSSLSLPLLLALVVFSFSLPGAACHQLRRDRLRLANPRTLRVPLNISETEVVSKPRATGGPLGRTGGPQGRHVRSYNHLQGDIRKRKLFSFQKFFLRIDKNGKVNGTKSKDDPLSILEITSVDVGVVAIKGLNSNYYLAISRKGELYGASEFGVDCTLKERIEENGYNTYASAEWRNKKRQMFVGLNVHGKPLRGKKTRRKNTATHFLPIMV; this is encoded by the exons ATGATCAGATGGGCTGCTGGAGGGAGTAAGGCTGCCTCTGCCTCGTCCTGCTCCAGGGCTGGGTTAGGGGCTCGTTCTGGCTCTGGGATCAGCTCCAGGTTAAGGTCCTCAAcactgttttcctctctgtctttgccTCTCCTGCTAGCCCTGGTggttttctccttctccctACCCGGGGCAGCCTGCCATCAGCTCCGCAGAGACAGACTGAGGCTCGCCAACCCACGAACTCTCAGGGTTCCACTGAACATTTCTGAGACTGAGGTTGTCTCTAAACCCAGGGCCACCGGGGGCCCCCTGGGTCGGACTGGGGGACCACAGGGTAGGCATGTACGCAGCTACAATCATCTCCAAGGGGACATACGGAAGAGGAAGCTGTTCTCTTTCCAGAAGTTTTTCCTGAGGATCGATAAGAATGGAAAGGTCAATGGAACCAAGAGCAAGGATGACCCCCTCA GTATTCTGGAAATCACATCAGTGGACGTGGGAGTGGTGGCCATCAAAGGGCTGAACAGCAACTACTATCTGGCTATCAGCAGGAAGGGAGAGCTGTACGGAGCG AGTGAGTTCGGCGTCGACTGCACCCTGAAGGAGCGGATTGAGGAGAATGGCTACAACACGTACGCATCAGCCGAGTGGAGGAACAAGAAGCGGCAGATGTTTGTGGGTCTAAACGTCCACGGGAAGCCACTGAGAGGGAAGAAAACCCGCAGGAAGAACACGGCCACCCACTTCCTTCCAATTATGGTGTGA